From the genome of Bacteroidota bacterium, one region includes:
- a CDS encoding M48 family metallopeptidase, producing the protein MKYTGLQTQIWRNNSRSVVLLIMFPLVLFILAYIFIYFINYDPQYPDSSGPYAVHAFLRTVPWITIGVGIWFLIAYFSHSSMIMSATGARPLERKDNKRVYNLVENLTIAAGMKMPKINIIDDDSLNAYASGINEKTYTVTLSSGIINKLNDEELEGVIAHELTHIRNRDVRLLIISIIFVGIFAFLAEMFLRTLVFGGGRRDKKDGTIMLLGLVLAVVGYVITLLFRFALSRKREYMADAGGAQLTKNPMALASALRKVSTDSRIEAVKRQDVAQLFIDNPQEKEKKNFLSLDSLFATHPPIENRIRLLEQF; encoded by the coding sequence ATGAAATACACAGGATTGCAAACCCAGATCTGGAGGAACAATTCCAGGTCTGTGGTGCTGCTTATCATGTTCCCGCTGGTATTGTTCATCCTGGCATATATCTTCATTTATTTTATCAACTATGACCCGCAATACCCCGACAGCAGCGGGCCTTATGCCGTTCATGCTTTTCTCAGGACGGTTCCCTGGATCACCATAGGAGTAGGCATTTGGTTTTTAATAGCTTACTTTTCACATTCCAGCATGATCATGAGTGCCACGGGAGCCAGGCCATTGGAACGAAAGGACAACAAAAGGGTTTACAACCTTGTGGAAAACCTGACCATTGCCGCGGGCATGAAGATGCCTAAAATCAATATCATTGATGACGATTCATTGAATGCCTATGCGAGCGGGATCAATGAAAAGACATATACCGTGACCCTTTCCAGCGGGATCATTAACAAGCTGAATGATGAGGAGCTTGAGGGTGTTATCGCTCACGAACTGACCCATATCCGCAACCGGGATGTGAGGCTTCTGATCATCTCCATCATTTTTGTAGGGATCTTCGCCTTTCTCGCTGAGATGTTCCTGCGAACCCTGGTTTTTGGCGGAGGCAGAAGAGACAAGAAAGACGGCACCATCATGCTGCTGGGGCTTGTATTGGCGGTTGTGGGATATGTGATCACGCTTTTGTTCCGGTTTGCCCTTTCCAGGAAAAGAGAGTACATGGCCGATGCCGGCGGGGCACAATTGACAAAAAACCCTATGGCTCTGGCTTCCGCCTTGCGGAAGGTTTCCACCGATTCCAGGATAGAGGCAGTGAAACGCCAGGATGTTGCCCAGCTTTTTATTGATAATCCCCAGGAGAAAGAAAAGAAAAATTTTCTTTCACTGGATTCGCTGTTTGCTACCCATCCCCCGATTGAGAACAGGATCCGGCTGTTGGAGCAGTTTTAA
- a CDS encoding aldo/keto reductase: MIYRKIGKSDLRVSVVGLGTWAMGNDFWGVSDDAESVRALHAALDNGINLIDTAPVYGSGHSEEIVGKAIKGKRDEVVLATKVGIKKAGKGVYITLKPESIRQEIDDSLKRLGTDFIDLYQIHRPDPDTPLEDTLNELVKLRDLGKFRYLGVSNFSRELLETTLKTTWIVSDQPHYSMLEREIEKDILPFCLEKNIGILGYGTLGGGILTGRYKTKPEFEKGDYRDRFYDFYSEPAWSKVLKLLSILEDIASFYQQPVSNIVIAWTFHQMGITSVLTGARKTEQVISNARAGNLKLKETDLKTIRDALPF; this comes from the coding sequence ATGATTTATAGGAAAATTGGGAAGTCTGATTTGAGGGTTTCTGTTGTTGGATTGGGGACGTGGGCGATGGGGAATGATTTCTGGGGTGTGTCGGATGATGCAGAGTCGGTAAGGGCTTTACATGCTGCATTGGATAACGGGATTAACCTTATTGATACAGCGCCGGTATACGGCTCGGGGCATTCTGAGGAGATTGTGGGTAAAGCCATTAAGGGTAAAAGGGATGAGGTGGTGCTGGCCACCAAGGTTGGAATAAAGAAGGCAGGCAAAGGAGTTTACATTACCCTGAAACCGGAAAGCATACGCCAGGAGATCGATGATTCGCTGAAAAGGCTGGGAACGGATTTTATCGATCTGTACCAGATCCACCGCCCGGATCCTGATACACCTTTGGAAGATACCCTGAATGAATTGGTTAAACTAAGGGATTTGGGCAAATTTCGTTACCTCGGGGTTTCCAATTTCAGCCGTGAATTGCTTGAAACGACATTGAAAACGACATGGATAGTATCGGACCAGCCCCACTATTCTATGCTGGAAAGAGAAATTGAAAAGGATATACTTCCCTTTTGCCTGGAGAAGAACATTGGTATCCTGGGATATGGGACACTTGGAGGAGGAATCCTTACCGGCAGGTATAAAACAAAACCGGAGTTTGAAAAAGGGGATTACCGTGACCGTTTCTATGATTTTTACAGCGAACCTGCATGGAGCAAAGTACTCAAGCTGCTAAGCATCCTGGAAGATATTGCCTCGTTTTATCAGCAGCCGGTATCAAATATAGTTATTGCCTGGACCTTTCACCAGATGGGCATTACCAGTGTGCTGACAGGGGCAAGGAAGACGGAGCAGGTAATCTCCAATGCCAGGGCCGGGAATCTGAAGCTGAAGGAAACGGACCTGAAAACGATAAGGGATGCTTTACCTTTTTAA
- a CDS encoding ABC transporter permease, whose translation MFSNYLKTAWRNFYRSVSYSLINIIGLALGISCVLIITVYIINEYDFDRFHSKGDRIYRQINPGTEFDDPIQPGVFLTFQRDQISGIEDVTILKRENLVLRYGDTKLKNEIFISTDSSFFRIFDFGMISGDPIEILKRPNTVILTESTARRYFGDEDPIGKEILVENFYPVVVSGIMEDIPSGSFVHFSGILPLDYVMQSNKSALKNWYNSSYHFYCLLRPGVEVADIEQDLDECWARNVPDTNYRSTIRLQPLKRIHLHSENIRWEMEAQGSITVVRIFGVSAALILILACVNFINLSTARNMKRYREIGLRKVMGSTRGQIAMQFFTETAFYILLAFLLALALAEIFLPWFSVIYGYELSLETLARPVFLTSIVAFLGLLIILTGSYPSWILSSYQSGQVLKSLGDTVHRKGRKGLGIREILVIFQFIISVGLITGAWIVQQQFSYLSERNLGFEKSGKLVVENPWDENMNRRFDDIKMAVASMPGVNASTGTHNIPGRFENNYCGFLVKGHTVAENELSAAFISVENNFFDVMGARIHTGEDFPDDLPEVAKDSLDLCIINETMAGILRNQGIENPVGEYLTGFWDGIETRRIIGIADDIHYRSLHNRVYPAVFVVSKRPYPNYVLNMILDVDTKNLDKTLAAIEEVWDKSSPEWPFNSFFLDENFDRLYSKEQNLVKIMGVFTLLALAIALIGLIAIVMFTLRSRIREICIRKTLGADNLSLYRMILWSFLRLVLIAGIIALPLMYFLSAEWLSRFAYRIDIDVWIFIASGLLSVVLTIAAVSWQTLRAVQINPADALKYE comes from the coding sequence ATGTTCTCCAATTATCTTAAAACCGCCTGGAGAAATTTTTACAGGTCGGTTTCCTATTCGTTGATCAACATCATCGGGTTGGCGTTGGGAATTTCCTGTGTGTTGATTATTACCGTTTATATAATTAACGAGTATGATTTTGACCGGTTTCACAGCAAGGGAGACCGTATTTACCGGCAGATCAATCCGGGAACGGAGTTTGATGATCCCATACAACCCGGTGTATTTCTTACATTTCAACGGGATCAGATATCCGGTATTGAGGATGTCACCATCCTGAAAAGGGAAAACCTGGTATTGCGTTATGGGGATACCAAGCTTAAGAATGAGATTTTTATCAGTACCGACAGTAGTTTTTTCAGGATTTTTGATTTCGGAATGATCTCAGGAGATCCCATTGAGATCCTCAAAAGGCCAAATACCGTAATTCTGACGGAGTCGACGGCCAGACGGTATTTTGGGGATGAAGATCCGATCGGGAAGGAGATTCTGGTGGAAAACTTTTACCCTGTTGTAGTGAGTGGTATCATGGAGGATATTCCCTCGGGATCTTTCGTGCATTTTTCAGGCATATTGCCGCTTGATTATGTTATGCAATCGAACAAATCTGCCCTGAAAAACTGGTACAACAGTTCCTATCATTTTTACTGCCTGTTAAGGCCCGGTGTGGAGGTAGCAGATATTGAGCAGGATCTGGATGAATGCTGGGCGCGGAATGTTCCTGATACAAATTATCGCAGCACCATTCGACTGCAACCGTTAAAGCGCATCCATCTGCACTCGGAAAACATACGCTGGGAGATGGAAGCTCAGGGAAGCATAACAGTGGTCAGGATATTCGGGGTCAGCGCTGCTCTCATTCTTATACTCGCCTGTGTGAACTTTATCAATTTGTCGACTGCCCGTAACATGAAGCGCTACCGGGAAATTGGGCTACGCAAGGTTATGGGCTCAACACGGGGGCAAATCGCGATGCAATTTTTTACAGAAACAGCCTTTTATATACTTCTTGCTTTCCTGCTGGCATTGGCTCTTGCAGAAATATTCCTGCCATGGTTTTCGGTAATTTATGGCTACGAACTGTCTTTAGAAACCCTGGCAAGGCCTGTGTTCCTCACTTCTATTGTGGCTTTCCTGGGATTGCTGATCATCCTTACCGGCAGTTATCCTTCCTGGATACTTTCTTCCTATCAATCGGGGCAGGTGTTAAAAAGCCTTGGAGATACCGTTCATCGTAAGGGCAGGAAAGGTTTGGGTATACGTGAAATACTGGTGATCTTTCAGTTTATCATATCTGTAGGATTGATCACGGGAGCCTGGATCGTGCAGCAGCAATTCAGTTATTTATCGGAAAGGAACCTGGGATTTGAGAAATCGGGAAAGCTGGTTGTGGAAAATCCCTGGGATGAAAACATGAACCGCCGCTTTGATGACATTAAAATGGCTGTGGCCTCCATGCCCGGAGTGAATGCCTCGACAGGTACTCATAATATCCCGGGAAGGTTTGAGAACAATTACTGTGGATTTCTCGTCAAAGGACATACCGTGGCGGAAAACGAGCTTTCGGCAGCATTTATTTCCGTCGAAAATAACTTCTTTGATGTTATGGGGGCCAGGATACATACAGGGGAGGACTTTCCGGATGACCTTCCGGAAGTTGCCAAAGACAGCCTTGACCTTTGTATCATCAATGAAACCATGGCCGGTATCCTGAGGAACCAGGGGATAGAAAACCCTGTCGGGGAATATCTTACAGGATTCTGGGATGGGATAGAAACCCGGCGGATCATAGGGATAGCAGATGATATCCATTACCGTTCACTTCATAACAGGGTATATCCGGCTGTCTTCGTTGTCAGCAAGCGACCCTACCCTAATTATGTGCTGAATATGATCCTGGATGTGGATACAAAAAACCTTGATAAGACCCTGGCTGCCATTGAGGAGGTTTGGGATAAATCCTCTCCGGAATGGCCATTCAATTCTTTTTTCCTGGATGAGAATTTCGACCGCTTATATTCGAAAGAACAAAACCTGGTGAAGATCATGGGTGTATTCACGCTGCTGGCATTGGCCATCGCACTGATCGGATTGATTGCCATAGTTATGTTCACGCTTAGAAGCAGGATCAGGGAAATCTGCATACGTAAAACACTGGGTGCGGATAATCTTAGCCTGTATCGTATGATACTCTGGAGCTTCCTCCGACTGGTGCTGATAGCCGGGATCATTGCCCTTCCGTTGATGTATTTCCTGTCTGCAGAATGGCTTAGCAGGTTTGCCTACAGGATAGATATTGATGTGTGGATTTTCATTGCATCCGGTTTATTATCCGTCGTACTGACTATTGCGGCCGTTTCCTGGCAAACCCTGAGAGCGGTTCAGATCAATCCTGCGGATGCATTAAAGTATGAGTAA
- a CDS encoding LemA family protein, whose translation MTGIIVIIAIIAVVILLLISLYNKLVRLRNNRENAFADIDVQLRQRHDLIPQLVDAVKGYMKHEQKVLTDITEARSKAMSATTIDGKIQAEAQLTSALQGLKVAVEAYPDLKASQNFMNLQEEISDVENKLAAARRYFNSATRELNTSVEMFPSNIVAGMFGFKKEMMFDLGEAGRERMEEAPKINFE comes from the coding sequence ATGACAGGAATCATTGTAATCATTGCCATTATAGCGGTAGTCATACTGCTTCTTATTTCATTGTATAACAAGCTGGTAAGGTTAAGGAATAACCGTGAAAATGCATTTGCCGATATCGATGTGCAGCTGCGGCAGCGTCATGATCTGATCCCTCAACTGGTGGATGCCGTGAAGGGTTATATGAAGCATGAGCAAAAAGTGCTAACCGACATCACGGAAGCCAGGTCAAAGGCCATGAGCGCCACCACCATCGACGGGAAGATACAGGCTGAAGCCCAGCTCACCTCTGCATTGCAAGGGTTGAAAGTTGCCGTGGAAGCCTACCCCGACCTGAAAGCCAGCCAGAACTTTATGAATCTTCAGGAAGAAATTTCCGATGTGGAAAACAAGCTGGCTGCGGCACGGCGTTACTTTAATTCGGCCACGCGAGAGCTCAATACTTCGGTTGAAATGTTTCCCTCTAATATTGTTGCCGGCATGTTCGGGTTCAAAAAGGAAATGATGTTCGACCTGGGAGAAGCCGGCAGGGAAAGGATGGAAGAGGCTCCCAAAATAAACTTTGAGTAA